The sequence below is a genomic window from Babesia bigemina genome assembly Bbig001, chromosome : II.
CGAGGCCTGCAATGTCGGACCATTTCACGTTGGGTCTTTGAATTTTAGACAGCTGGTCCACCTGCTCGCTGAACGCGGggcccccggcgccaccgCCAGCGTCACCTGCCTTCGAGAACTCATCAACCGGCGCGTTCTCGTTGAGCATGCGCTTCAACGCCTCTGCGCGCTCCAGGTACTCCTTCATCCTGACGCAGAAGCGCTCCTGCAGGACAGGGTTCTTCTGGTACTTGCAGACGACCGCCCATTGGTCGAGCGCGCGAAGGTAGCAGTCGAACGCCGCACGGTAGTTGCCCGCATTGTCCAAGTCTATTGCCTGCTGCGACAGTTCCACTgcgcgctgctggcgctcCTCGTCGTTCATTGCGCCCGCCCTGCAGAAGCGGCGTCGGCAGGGGCACGTTTTCGTTCCACGGTGCGAGCCCGCTTTCTCATGCGCTGGCGGCGAGACTGCTCACTCCATATGAACTTGATCTCAGCCTTGGTGCAGCGGCTCTTCAGGATGTTCAGGAACACGCCGCCAGGCGACCGCCGCTCGCCGTCCGACCTTCTCTGGCCACCGCCTTCCAGGGCCACCTGAAAGCATTGCCCGCAGTACAGCCTACACCTACGAGCGtgtcgtccagcagctgctggcagaAGTCCACACCCTTACGATGGACCACGCGCTCGATCAGTTTCACATTCGGCTCGTTCAGGCAGGTGCAGATACGGCAGATGAGGTCCACTTCGTCGCTCCGCAGCAGCTCAGTCAGCTCCAAGGATTGCAGAGCACGAATCCTGAATTTCTCAACCGCGTCGTCTGTGGAAGACATACCGGAAGTGTCGCCAATCGCTCACCACATCAGTACAGCGTGGATCACGCAGCGCGACGACGGCAGTCGAACTCGCCACGATGGCAGTAACGCTGCACACATCGCACGGAGACATCAAGCTAGAGCTGCATTGTCGCGAGACACCGAAAACGTGCAAGGTTAGAGCCGGCCGTTTTAAGCCAACAGCCTGCAGAACTTCCTGGCGCTCTGCGCATCGGATTACTACACAGGGCTAACATTCCACAGGTAGTCCGATTAGACAGCGTATTGGCGTCAATTTGGTGCAGGAATATAAAGGGATTCCTCGTCCAGGGCGGAGATCCCACCGGCAAGGGGAAGGGCGGCGAGAGCATCTATGGCGGACTCTTCGAGGACGAGATAGTCGGCCACCTCAAGGTACGCAGTAGCAGAGGCCTTTAACGTCGCGCAGCATGACAAGAGGGGCGTTGTGTCCATGGCAAACCTGGGAAAGCCTAATACAAACGGCTCGCAGTTCTTCATCACGTATGCCAAGCAGCCCCAGCTCAACGGCGCCTACACCGTCTTCGGAAGGTAGCTGCAAGCTGAATAGAGTGGTAACATGTATGCAGGGTTATAGATGGGATGGATGCGCTGGCCAAGATGGAGAGCGGTGAGTTTAGACATCATGCAACCGCAATGCGTGCAGAACCCGTTGGCGAGAAGTATCGGCCGACCAACCCTATTACCATACAGAAAGTCACTATCCACGCCAACCCAATCGCAGAGAGTGAAGCTTCGGAGGAGACGAAGTGAAACAAGTTGATGCATGCCGGGTCGGCTGCCAACTACGCTGCTGGCACGTGCCACAGAATCCCCTCTCAACACAAACTTTTCAGCTAATGGTCATCGCACTAATGAGTGAGACGGCGTCCTTCTGCTAGTCGTGATGTGCGTAGTCCATGGTAACCGTATTGCACGTCTACCTCGTGTTGCACCATCCCACGGATGCATCATGTGAACACGCTAACACACGTTGCTGATCAATTACGGATCCTGATGCGGAATCACACCATATCCGGGTACACTGCAAACGACACGGGCGTTGGAAAGGTAGCCACGCAGCGCTTTACAAAATATATCACATTAAAAAATGCGCTGGCGCAAAATGTGCACAATGTACGCGAGTATCGGTACTAGGGCCATAAGCACCACGGCCAGCGGCCACCGCTTAAAGCTCTTGATGATGACGTAAAAATCGGCGCCACTGGACGCCAGCTTGTCCTCTAAAAACACGACGTCCGTCACCGGCAGCTGGTGCCGCTGCTCCAGCATGACGCACTGCAGCGAACGCGTGGTGTACACGCCGACGGCACCAGTGCCGAACCCCAGGGCGAAGTGTCTGTCGTCCACACCCAAGGACATGCAACTGCAGGCGGCCCTGCCGACGCTCGCGCTTTTCACGAGCATCAAGTTGCCCGACTCGGCATTGTAGCGCCACATGCTGACGACGCAGTCCGTGGGTTTACGGggctcccactccacagTCAGCATCTGGTAATGCCCGTCGCGGCAGTTGGAGTTGACGAACCGGCCGAACTTGAACCGCATGGAACTGCGGCGCTTGCACAGGAATTTGGGTGGCGACAGCTGGTAAAACACCATCTGCTCGCGTGAGATCGACAGCGCCATCTTACCGTCGTGGGCAATGTCACAATCGGTGATCTCGTTGTCGTGGCACTTGTACTCCACCAGCTTCAGAGCCACGTTGCTCGGATGCGGGCTGTCGCAGTGGCGGTGCGGAGTGTCGGAGTCCGTGTAAAAATCGGTCTGATCGGTTCTGCTCGGCGTTCCTTCCGATGACGTGCTCggtctgccagcactgccaCCCTCGGAGAGCAAGGGGCGCCCATCAGCTATACCCGACTCCTCCGTCGGCCTCCGTTCATCTGCCTCAGATGGGTTGTTTTCCTCGTTTTCACCCCCAACGGAATTCGAATCAAGTACGATAGAGCTTTCGCCGGTGATTGAGGACACGTCTCCGGATGATGTGTCACTCCTCGAGATATCGGCGGATGCCGAGGCGGCACCTTCCATGGGCGCGGCGGACTCCAACGACGAGCACACCAGGTCGTGGTCAACAGCAGAATCACCAACGATTCCAGTCGACGGGTTGGATTCGTTGAGTCCAGTCAATTCGCCGGGCGTCGACAGGGCGAAACCGGATGTGGAATCATCCGGCATCGCCGAAGGACGTGACTCTGGGCTGTCACTGTTCATTGGGGACATGCCGTATTCCGCGTCCCCTGGCGTGACGTCGTACGTAAGCACTAAGTCGTCAGTGTACCCGAGTGGCGGGTGCTTGTTGCTGTCCGGGTCGTCCTCCATCTCTGCCACCTTCTCGAGGAAGCTGTCGGTCAGACCCCAAATGCGAACTGTTCCGTCGCTGTTTCCAGTGACAAACATATCCACGCCTGCGCAGAAACGAGCTGCCGTCTGCTGCGGTTCGTCCTTGCTCCGAGCGACTATCACGCGCCCGTAGATACGCACGCCCCTCGTTTGGCAGGTCGTGAAGAACACGGTGCTCTGGCCACACGCACCCATCCACAGGTCATGCTGCGATATTAAGATGCCACACGACGAGCGCTCACCATTGGGATGTGCTGTACAGTGTCCAAAATGCCCAGTTTGTCATTGCTGGAGGCCGCCAGGCTCATATCGGTCCTCCTTCCGGCGCAAGTTACCTTGTGGAACTCCTGAAAAAACACATATAGAGTGTGGACTAACTGAACATACCACGCAGTCCTTGATGCCGTACTCCTTCCCGCctccgccgccggaggtgaCGAGGTATCGCCCATCCGTCGCCATCTGCGCCGTGTCAAGAGGCCACGCGCAACACCTACCGAGTAGACGGGGTACGACAGCAGCTTGACGGTACCCATCGTGACAAAACTACAGATGCCAATTACGTCGTGTCCGGCGTAATTTTAGGCCGACGAAAGGCGCAAATAGCGCCGCAGCGCGAAATCAAAAGCGCTGTCCAAGGTTACACCTAAAACCCGGTCAATACTGGCAGGTGTTAATATCCGTTATTTCAATCTTTTTAAAATGTGAGTGTCGAACAACACAGGCGAGCAGGTGGCACGAAAATTCCGACGCGTTGCTCAACCTGTCCCCAAGAGGAAAACGGGGGACGTGGAAAATCGCAGCACCGAACTGTGCGAAGATTCTTCCCGTAATTTAGTGTACCTGCGGGTCTGCATCCTCGTtacgctgctgctgtcTAACGTATGGGTGAATAAGAGCCGATGCTGGCGGTACCTGAGTAACACTAACATCCGATACGGCAGTGGAAAACGGCCTGAATCGGTAGATGTGTGGCGTCCCGCCTTTCGATATACGCATAATGCGTGTAATTATGGCCGTAACGGCGTAGTGGCACGCCATGAGCGAGGATCGGCGCTCGCGGATCGCGCCACCATGGGCCACCGACTCCCGTACCTTGCTCGCTCTCATAGCGCTGCAAGGATTCCTGCTGCGCCTTTTCTCAGCAGTTAAGCATGAGGTGGTGCTGCACGAATACGACCCCTATTTCAACTACCAGTGCGCCAAGTTCATGCttagacacggcctacgcAACTTCTGGAAGTCGTTCGACGATGGTGGGTGAACCGGCCCGGAGATCCACAGACGCGCTCAGGCAGCTGGTACCCGTTCGGCCGGGCGGTGGGACAGACTGTCTACCCTGGACTCATGCTCGCAGCCTACGCCGCCCATCAAGCGCTGCAGTACATCGGCGTAGACGTTGACCTCAAGACAGTCTGTGTCTTCCTGCCCGCTGTTCTCAGCGCTGGCACGGTGTATGCAGTGTACCTCCTGGCAAAGGAAATATCGCATAATGAGTGCGTTGCCGTCACCAGCGCGTTCTTCGTCGGGCCCATGCCGGCGCTGGTGTCACGCACAACGGCAGGTACGCAACCAGCGGACCAACACAACTCACGCACCGCAGGCGCCTTCGACAACGAAGCAGTGGCCATCATGCTCATGGTGATGTCGCTTTACGCATGGTTGCGGGCGGTGCGCGACGCATCGATAGCGAGGTCGGCGGGGGCGGCAGTGACCACGTTCCTCATGGCGCTATCGTGGGGTGGATACGTTTTCGTGGTGAACGCCATAGCCGCCTTCACGTTGGCAGCAGTGCTGCTGCGGGCTAGCGCCGAGAGCGTATGCGCCGTGTACATCGTCTACCACGCTCTGACCGTTGCGCTCTGCTTCTCTGTTCCCATGATATCAAATGCCGTCCTCGGCACCATGGAAATGAGGCTGCCACACATAGTCTTCTCTCTGGCAATCACAACACTCAGCGTTTCTTACACCACGAAACGGTGGCTTAGATGTCGGCCTGCCAACGTCGGGAACGGAGAGCAACCGCCTGCCACCAATCGGGGGGAGGGGACGCACGGCGCAAAGGAAGCAGTAGACGGGGTGGAGAGTGCTAATGAGCGCGCGAGATTCAACTGGGCTATCGCGCTGGGTCCAGCGGCGGCCGCCGTCTGGCTCATATTAGTCGGGAGATATCACGAGAGCGAGTCCTCACTCACAGCCAGGCTGCTCGCACTCCTCAAGCCAGGCAACGCCACGTCCGCGAATCCGCTCGTCGCGTCTATATCGGAGCACCAGCCCACCAAATGGTAAGCACGAGTGCCTCCGGTTCATGGGGGTTTTCAGGAAGAGCATGGTGCTCGACTTCTGGGTCACACTCATCTACAACCCGATCGGGCTCTTGGCCTGCTTCAAAAACGGGATAGAGATAGGGTACCTCGCGCTCGCCATATATGGAGTGGTGTCTTCGTATTTCGCATCGGCCATGGTGAGGTTGGGGCTCATATTCGCCCCGGCAGCTGCAATACTCAGCGGATTGGGGTTATCCTACACAATGGAGGGGTGCGCGCTCAACAGAAAGGTATCAGCACGCTATGCTCGTACATATGGTGATGCAGAATCGCGCCGCTTCCGTAGCGTTGACGGTC
It includes:
- a CDS encoding cyclophilin, putative encodes the protein MAVTLHTSHGDIKLELHCRETPKTCKNFLALCASDYYTGLTFHRNIKGFLVQGGDPTGKGKGGESIYGGLFEDEIVGHLKHDKRGVVSMANLGKPNTNGSQFFITYAKQPQLNGAYTVFGRVIDGMDALAKMESEPVGEKYRPTNPITIQKVTIHANPIAESEASEETK
- a CDS encoding WD 40 repeat domain containing protein,putative, whose amino-acid sequence is MGTVKLLSYPVYSMATDGRYLVTSGGGGGKEYGIKDCVEFHKVTCAGRRTDMSLAASSNDKLGILDTVQHIPMHDLWMGACGQSTVFFTTCQTRGVRIYGRVIVARSKDEPQQTAARFCAGVDMFVTGNSDGTVRIWGLTDSFLEKVAEMEDDPDSNKHPPLGYTDDLVLTYDVTPGDAEYGMSPMNSDSPESRPSAMPDDSTSGFALSTPGELTGLNESNPSTGIVGDSAVDHDLVCSSLESAAPMEGAASASADISRSDTSSGDVSSITGESSIVLDSNSVGGENEENNPSEADERRPTEESGIADGRPLLSEGGSAGRPSTSSEGTPSRTDQTDFYTDSDTPHRHCDSPHPSNVALKLVEYKCHDNEITDCDIAHDGKMALSISREQMVFYQLSPPKFLCKRRSSMRFKFGRFVNSNCRDGHYQMLTVEWEPRKPTDCVVSMWRYNAESGNLMLVKSASVGRAACSCMSLGVDDRHFALGFGTGAVGVYTTRSLQCVMLEQRHQLPVTDVVFLEDKLASSGADFYVIIKSFKRWPLAVVLMALVPILAYIVHILRQRIF
- a CDS encoding oligosaccharyl transferase STT3 subunit, putative, whose product is MSEDRRSRIAPPWATDSRTLLALIALQGFLLRLFSAVKHEVVLHEYDPYFNYQCAKFMLRHGLRNFWKSFDDGSWYPFGRAVGQTVYPGLMLAAYAAHQALQYIGVDVDLKTVCVFLPAVLSAGTVYAVYLLAKEISHNECVAVTSAFFVGPMPALVSRTTAGTQPADQHNSRTAGAFDNEAVAIMLMVMSLYAWLRAVRDASIARSAGAAVTTFLMALSWGGYVFVVNAIAAFTLAAVLLRASAESVCAVYIVYHALTVALCFSVPMISNAVLGTMEMRLPHIVFSLAITTLSVSYTTKRWLRCRPANVGNGEQPPATNRGEGTHGAKEAVDGVESANERARFNWAIALGPAAAAVWLILVGRYHESESSLTARLLALLKPGNATSANPLVASISEHQPTKWKSMVLDFWVTLIYNPIGLLACFKNGIEIGYLALAIYGVVSSYFASAMVRLGLIFAPAAAILSGLGLSYTMEGCALNRKNRAASVALTVVTGVIMMSYVTHCTWVASTIYSNPNVVASWRSQNGERLVADDFRDAYSWIRHNTPRDAVVMAWWDYGYQLRQMANRTVLTDNNTSNYHQIALTAMIFASEEEHAHRMLRDLNVHYVMVVYGGVAKYATDDVSKFGWMTRIASTEFPQVHHSRFKGEQGEKYWRRTLLYKLCYHGVLQVAANDNVRGKPLPNEPIELTHFTEVMTSENWVVRVYRVNGEVEQDSGF